Proteins co-encoded in one uncultured Draconibacterium sp. genomic window:
- a CDS encoding efflux RND transporter periplasmic adaptor subunit codes for MKKKTIIIIALLLIVLVSAALVLKPKKVDVDQIDIQTAKAEQGNISNIVESTGTLEAITTVEVGTQVSGIVDKIFVDYNSYVKKGQLLAKIDTTNLAAQLEQSQATLDNAKAELDYQQATYNRMAPLNDKQLISQTDYDQLVYNLNRAKASYNNAMAQHKRNQINLDYALIYSPIDGVVLNKEVEEGQTVAASFNTPTLFTIANDLTQMQVEADIDEADIGHIKEGQRVEFTVDAYPETVFEGKVTQLRWEPTVTNNVVTYTIIIDAPNPDYKLMPGMTATIQVYVLEKNDILVVPSKALRFKPNPKLLMSYMGQQAKPEIPEGQVPPAMGNMPPQAANGATMVWIKEGTNIHPVPVKIGLNDDINAEILSGIKSGQEVVLSMEQKGANLAAARPGGNPFMPGPPGRR; via the coding sequence ATGAAAAAGAAAACAATCATCATTATCGCATTACTGCTTATCGTTCTGGTATCGGCAGCCTTAGTTTTAAAACCGAAAAAGGTTGATGTAGATCAGATCGATATTCAAACAGCAAAAGCAGAACAGGGAAACATTAGCAATATTGTGGAATCAACCGGAACACTGGAAGCTATTACAACCGTTGAAGTAGGTACACAGGTTTCGGGAATTGTTGACAAAATTTTTGTTGATTACAATTCGTATGTAAAAAAAGGCCAGCTGCTGGCTAAAATCGACACCACAAACCTGGCAGCCCAACTGGAACAAAGTCAGGCAACTTTAGACAATGCAAAAGCCGAACTCGATTACCAGCAGGCTACTTACAACCGTATGGCGCCGTTAAACGACAAACAATTGATCTCGCAAACCGATTACGACCAGCTTGTATATAATCTGAACAGAGCGAAAGCCAGTTACAACAATGCCATGGCGCAACACAAACGCAACCAAATTAACCTGGATTATGCGTTAATATACTCGCCTATCGACGGAGTTGTACTGAATAAAGAAGTGGAAGAAGGACAAACTGTTGCAGCAAGTTTTAACACGCCTACCCTTTTTACCATTGCCAACGACCTTACTCAAATGCAGGTTGAGGCCGACATTGATGAAGCGGATATAGGACATATTAAAGAAGGTCAACGTGTTGAATTTACAGTAGATGCCTATCCTGAGACCGTGTTTGAAGGAAAAGTTACCCAATTGCGCTGGGAACCAACAGTTACCAACAATGTGGTCACCTATACCATTATTATTGATGCTCCAAACCCGGATTACAAGCTGATGCCGGGAATGACAGCCACTATCCAGGTTTATGTGTTGGAGAAAAACGATATACTGGTAGTACCAAGCAAAGCGTTGCGTTTTAAGCCAAACCCGAAATTACTGATGAGCTATATGGGCCAGCAAGCCAAACCCGAAATTCCGGAAGGACAAGTTCCACCTGCAATGGGAAATATGCCACCACAAGCTGCTAACGGAGCAACAATGGTTTGGATAAAAGAAGGCACTAACATTCATCCTGTTCCTGTAAAAATAGGACTGAACGACGATATTAACGCTGAAATCCTTTCGGGAATAAAAAGCGGACAAGAAGTTGTGCTTAGTATGGAGCAAAAAGGAGCAAATTTAGCTGCTGCACGACCAGGTGGTAATCCATTTATGCCAGGACCTCCGGGAAGAAGATAG
- a CDS encoding alpha-L-arabinofuranosidase C-terminal domain-containing protein, with amino-acid sequence MKFRAIIFLMAICSQSLFAQKHFEVDVSKTRAEVQPDMYGVFFEDINFGADGGLYAELIKNRSFDFHQPFVGWLPFGNVEVKIENPCFDRNPNYARLNETGLRRGTGLENNGFRGIGYKKNDSYRFSFYARSLDGAEKKFAIELVSSGEEVIGKGELLVSGNSWKKYQCIIKSDATDAKGKVRLILKTAGEVDLDHISMFPVETWKNRENGLRKDLVEALYELNPGVFRFPGGCIIEGNTLETRYQWKNSVGPVENRPLNENRWNYTFKYRFFPDYYQTYGLGFYEYFLLSEDLGAEPLPVISCGLACQYESEECVHVDDLEPYIEDAVDLIEFANGPVDSEWGKVRAEMGHPEPFNLKYLAIGNEQWGEGYVERLIPFMEVLRKKHPEIKIIGTAGPTPDGEKFDYLWPKMTELEVDLVDEHYYRSPEWFLANAERYDSYDRNGPKVFAGEFASHHETRNNNLRAAISEAAFMTGLERNADIVQLATYAPLFAHYDAWQWKPDMIWFDNLQVVRTPNYYVQQMYANNTGTNVLSITADGAKITGQDSLYASAVIDKKTSEVIVKVINASDKVQDINIDLNGLKHTIEKAEVKITCLHGNQPEAINTREAPNTLVPTHSSVWANESGFKLKAMGNAFYVCRVKIDK; translated from the coding sequence ATGAAGTTTAGAGCGATTATTTTTTTGATGGCCATTTGCAGCCAGAGTTTGTTTGCCCAAAAGCATTTTGAAGTTGATGTGAGTAAAACCAGAGCAGAAGTTCAGCCGGATATGTACGGTGTGTTTTTCGAGGACATAAATTTTGGAGCCGATGGAGGTCTTTATGCCGAGCTAATAAAAAACCGTTCGTTTGATTTCCATCAGCCTTTTGTAGGGTGGTTACCGTTCGGAAATGTGGAAGTGAAGATTGAAAATCCATGTTTCGACCGAAATCCGAATTACGCTCGTTTGAACGAAACAGGTTTGCGGCGTGGTACCGGCCTTGAAAATAATGGTTTCAGAGGAATTGGTTATAAAAAGAACGATTCGTATCGTTTTTCGTTTTATGCCCGCTCGTTAGATGGAGCTGAAAAGAAGTTCGCAATAGAGCTGGTTAGCTCAGGCGAAGAAGTGATTGGAAAAGGGGAGTTGCTTGTATCTGGCAATAGCTGGAAAAAATATCAGTGTATTATAAAATCGGATGCTACCGATGCCAAAGGTAAAGTTCGTTTGATTTTGAAAACGGCCGGAGAAGTTGATCTGGATCATATCTCGATGTTTCCGGTAGAAACATGGAAAAACCGTGAAAATGGTTTGCGAAAAGACCTTGTTGAAGCACTTTATGAACTGAATCCTGGAGTATTTCGTTTTCCTGGCGGATGCATTATTGAAGGAAATACACTTGAAACCCGTTACCAATGGAAAAACAGTGTTGGTCCGGTTGAAAATCGTCCGTTGAATGAAAACCGCTGGAATTATACGTTTAAATACCGTTTCTTTCCCGATTATTACCAAACCTATGGATTAGGATTCTATGAGTACTTTTTGTTGAGCGAAGATTTGGGGGCTGAGCCACTTCCTGTAATTAGTTGTGGATTGGCATGTCAGTACGAAAGCGAAGAATGTGTGCATGTTGATGATTTGGAGCCCTACATTGAAGACGCTGTTGATTTGATAGAATTTGCTAACGGCCCGGTTGACTCGGAATGGGGAAAAGTACGTGCCGAAATGGGGCACCCTGAGCCTTTTAACCTAAAATACCTGGCTATTGGAAACGAACAATGGGGCGAAGGTTATGTGGAGCGCTTAATTCCGTTTATGGAAGTGCTTCGTAAAAAACACCCGGAAATTAAAATCATTGGTACAGCAGGCCCAACGCCTGACGGAGAAAAATTCGATTATCTGTGGCCAAAAATGACAGAGTTAGAAGTTGATTTGGTTGACGAACATTATTACCGTAGCCCGGAATGGTTTTTGGCTAATGCCGAGCGTTACGATAGTTACGATCGCAACGGGCCAAAAGTGTTTGCCGGCGAATTTGCTTCGCACCACGAAACGCGCAATAACAACCTTCGCGCTGCAATCTCTGAAGCTGCTTTTATGACTGGTTTGGAACGCAATGCCGATATCGTTCAACTGGCAACTTACGCGCCTCTTTTTGCACATTACGATGCATGGCAGTGGAAACCCGATATGATTTGGTTTGATAACCTGCAGGTGGTACGTACACCCAATTATTATGTACAGCAAATGTATGCGAATAACACCGGAACGAATGTATTAAGTATTACTGCTGATGGGGCAAAAATTACCGGACAAGATAGTTTGTACGCCAGCGCGGTAATCGATAAAAAGACCTCTGAAGTGATAGTGAAAGTTATAAATGCTTCTGATAAGGTGCAGGATATTAACATTGATTTAAATGGCCTGAAACACACAATTGAAAAAGCTGAGGTAAAAATTACCTGTTTACACGGCAACCAGCCCGAAGCAATTAATACACGCGAAGCACCGAATACCTTGGTACCGACTCATTCATCGGTTTGGGCTAACGAAAGTGGCTTTAAACTGAAAGCAATGGGGAATGCATTTTATGTATGCCGTGTAAAAATTGATAAGTAG
- a CDS encoding ABC transporter ATP-binding protein produces MSNAIIKVSDLRKDYHVGEMTVHALRGVDMEIHEGDFAAIMGASGSGKSTMLNILGCLDKPSSGEYQLDGVNMGEMNKNQLAGLRNNKLGFIFQSYNLLPRTTALENVELPLFYNSKVRTKERKERAIYALEQVGLADRMDHMPNQLSGGQQQRVAIARSLVNDPVVILADEATGNLDTRTSYEIMELFQRLNDNGKTIVFVTHESDIARFMKRNIVFRDGRIQKESLVTDRFNATQLIEALPVDEDYES; encoded by the coding sequence ATGAGTAATGCAATTATAAAAGTATCAGATCTGCGAAAAGATTATCATGTAGGAGAAATGACCGTACATGCACTTCGCGGCGTTGATATGGAAATTCACGAAGGAGACTTTGCCGCCATTATGGGAGCCAGCGGCTCGGGCAAATCTACCATGCTTAACATTCTTGGTTGCCTCGACAAACCAAGCTCTGGCGAATATCAGCTCGATGGAGTAAACATGGGAGAAATGAACAAAAATCAGCTGGCAGGACTACGCAACAACAAACTGGGATTTATATTTCAGTCGTACAATCTGCTGCCTCGCACAACTGCGTTGGAGAATGTGGAATTACCGCTTTTCTATAATTCAAAAGTAAGAACAAAAGAACGAAAAGAACGTGCTATATACGCATTGGAACAGGTAGGGTTGGCCGATCGGATGGATCACATGCCCAATCAGTTATCCGGCGGACAGCAGCAACGTGTTGCCATTGCCCGCTCGCTGGTAAACGACCCTGTGGTTATTCTTGCCGACGAGGCAACCGGGAACCTCGACACCCGCACTTCATACGAAATTATGGAACTATTCCAGCGACTAAACGATAATGGTAAAACCATTGTATTTGTAACGCACGAATCGGATATTGCCCGTTTTATGAAACGCAACATCGTTTTCAGAGATGGCAGAATACAAAAAGAATCATTGGTTACCGATCGATTTAATGCGACACAACTGATTGAAGCACTTCCGGTAGATGAAGATTATGAATCTTAA
- a CDS encoding DUF2149 domain-containing protein, whose translation MKRARRFLHEEDIDPMATVANLFDVAMVFALALMVALVARYKMTEMFSKEDFTMVKNPGSEQMEIITKKGDKIETYRASDETQSEGNKGKRVGVAYQLENGEIIYIPE comes from the coding sequence ATGAAAAGAGCCAGACGATTTTTACACGAAGAGGATATTGATCCGATGGCTACAGTTGCTAATTTGTTTGATGTTGCAATGGTTTTTGCACTGGCTTTAATGGTGGCTTTGGTTGCCCGCTACAAAATGACCGAAATGTTTTCGAAAGAAGATTTTACAATGGTTAAAAACCCGGGATCGGAGCAAATGGAAATTATTACAAAAAAAGGTGATAAGATAGAAACTTATAGAGCTTCAGACGAAACGCAAAGTGAAGGAAACAAAGGAAAAAGAGTAGGAGTTGCATACCAGTTGGAAAACGGCGAAATTATTTATATTCCTGAATAA
- a CDS encoding histidine kinase, which produces MKKLWAKRNRLPIVMHLLVWLVLIILPQIIISRYSGNNNFIAWGFYVNAFIIGVIFYINYFWLVPKFYLNNKKALFFLLAIIVVICFYFLLDYSIHIFHNPDRERRIAESIEEQARTEQRFQRPPFKLMQIYGFSLLSIVIVGFSIGLRAIEQYTASEKRQKELEKEKLNSELAFLKNQVSPHFFFNTLNNIYSMVAINTDDAQAAILKLSKLMRYLLYESENGETMLSAEVEFMRHYIDLMQLRVSQKVDIYIDLPDKENDLKIPPLLFIPFIENAFKHGISYRDKSFIKVKMKTEDNKVYFTCENSIAKEKKEKRDENHSGIGLENVKKRLNLLFAGKYDLNIETTPEIFNVQLEIDTTK; this is translated from the coding sequence ATGAAAAAACTCTGGGCAAAACGAAACCGACTTCCAATTGTAATGCACCTCTTGGTATGGCTGGTTTTAATTATTTTACCACAAATTATAATAAGCCGTTATTCAGGAAACAACAATTTTATTGCCTGGGGATTTTATGTAAATGCTTTTATAATAGGAGTCATTTTCTATATCAACTATTTTTGGCTGGTTCCAAAGTTCTATCTGAACAATAAAAAAGCATTGTTCTTTCTATTAGCAATTATTGTTGTTATTTGCTTTTATTTTTTACTCGATTACTCTATCCATATTTTTCATAATCCGGACCGAGAACGACGAATTGCCGAGTCTATTGAAGAACAAGCACGCACCGAGCAACGGTTTCAGCGCCCACCATTTAAGCTGATGCAAATTTATGGATTCAGCCTTCTATCGATTGTTATTGTTGGTTTTTCAATAGGTTTGCGAGCCATTGAACAATACACGGCCAGCGAAAAACGCCAGAAAGAATTGGAAAAAGAAAAGCTGAATTCGGAACTAGCATTTCTAAAAAACCAGGTAAGCCCGCATTTCTTTTTTAATACGCTGAATAATATTTATTCGATGGTAGCCATAAATACCGACGATGCACAGGCCGCCATTTTAAAACTTTCTAAACTGATGCGCTACCTTTTGTACGAGTCGGAAAACGGAGAAACAATGCTTTCGGCAGAGGTAGAGTTTATGCGTCATTATATTGATTTAATGCAGCTACGCGTTTCTCAAAAAGTCGACATTTATATCGATCTTCCTGATAAGGAGAACGACTTGAAAATTCCGCCACTTCTTTTTATTCCGTTCATAGAAAACGCTTTTAAACATGGAATTAGCTACCGCGACAAATCGTTTATTAAAGTAAAAATGAAGACAGAGGACAACAAAGTATACTTTACCTGCGAAAACAGTATTGCAAAAGAGAAAAAAGAAAAGCGCGATGAAAACCACTCGGGTATAGGACTCGAAAATGTAAAAAAGAGGCTCAACCTGTTGTTTGCCGGAAAATACGATTTAAACATTGAAACAACACCGGAAATATTTAATGTACAACTTGAAATTGATACAACCAAATGA
- a CDS encoding LytTR family DNA-binding domain-containing protein, whose translation MIRTIAIDDEPLALQLVTSYVEKTPTLELAGTFDNPIDAMEFLDQHEIDLIFLDIEMPDLSGLEFTRILTNKPKIIFTTAYEKYALQGFKLDAIDYLLKPFSYEEFYKAAEKAKKQIGYEHVNKKNEDVDSNQEFLFLKSEYKIRRINFNNIIYIEGLKDYVKVFLKDESKPIMSLSSLKALEAKLPEDKFMRVHRSFIVNLEKIDTIERSRIVFGKVYIPVSEQYKEVFNNFVKNNFL comes from the coding sequence ATGATACGAACCATTGCCATCGACGACGAACCTCTTGCACTTCAACTGGTAACTTCTTATGTAGAGAAAACGCCAACTTTAGAATTAGCAGGTACTTTTGATAACCCGATCGATGCGATGGAATTTCTGGATCAGCATGAGATTGATCTTATATTTCTGGATATTGAAATGCCCGACTTAAGTGGTTTGGAGTTTACACGAATTCTGACCAACAAACCCAAAATTATTTTTACAACTGCTTATGAGAAATATGCACTACAGGGTTTTAAACTTGATGCCATCGATTACCTGTTAAAACCGTTTAGCTACGAGGAATTTTACAAAGCCGCAGAGAAAGCGAAAAAGCAAATCGGTTACGAACACGTCAATAAAAAAAACGAAGATGTGGATTCGAATCAAGAATTTCTGTTCTTGAAATCGGAATATAAAATCCGCCGCATTAATTTTAACAACATTATTTACATTGAAGGATTAAAAGATTACGTGAAGGTATTTCTAAAGGATGAATCTAAACCAATCATGTCGTTAAGTTCGCTGAAAGCGTTGGAGGCCAAACTTCCCGAGGATAAATTTATGCGTGTTCACCGTTCTTTTATCGTTAACCTCGAAAAGATTGACACCATAGAACGCAGCCGGATTGTTTTTGGCAAAGTTTATATTCCTGTAAGCGAGCAATACAAAGAAGTGTTTAACAATTTTGTGAAAAATAACTTCTTGTAA
- a CDS encoding TolC family protein, with product MNRIKTIFLIIAISLPALLRAQNSTTTKTWSLNDCIDYALTQNVSVRQSILTNASNELNKNQAEANKLPSLSASARQNFSWSKSEDRLTGDSDFSGNNNTSYGLNSNVTIYNAKRLNNLIKQAELDMQSGIYDSETIKESISLSILNAFLQVVFLDENVKNAQNQLDATIEQLKLSEARLESGIISRSDYLQVKSQLANEKLSLANAKSNFTISKVNLMQLMELPVNENFDVLRPNLKELSNKNLTPVASDVYATALAIKPQIKSAGYQKESAALNEKIASAGFYPTISADAGLTTGYSSYNSSNYLGQLGDQFTPSVGVSVSIPIFQKRQIKTSVAQAKIGYSNAELREIDTKNQLRKEVEQACVDVISAQIEFEANQESYSSYEESYQLAQEKFNNGLINSVDFLFERNNLISAESQLLQSKFNLIFSYKILDFYQGNPITL from the coding sequence ATGAACAGAATAAAAACAATTTTCCTCATAATCGCAATAAGTCTTCCGGCTTTGCTACGTGCACAAAACAGTACTACAACTAAAACCTGGAGCCTAAACGATTGTATCGATTATGCATTAACGCAAAACGTTTCAGTACGTCAGAGTATTTTAACCAATGCATCAAACGAACTCAACAAAAACCAGGCGGAAGCCAACAAATTGCCATCGCTAAGTGCTTCGGCCCGCCAGAATTTTAGCTGGTCGAAATCAGAAGATCGGCTTACAGGCGATTCGGATTTTTCGGGTAATAACAACACCAGTTACGGATTAAATTCAAACGTTACCATTTACAACGCAAAACGATTGAACAACCTGATAAAACAGGCCGAGCTAGATATGCAAAGTGGAATTTACGATTCGGAAACCATTAAAGAGTCAATCTCGCTGAGCATTTTAAATGCCTTTTTACAGGTTGTATTTTTAGATGAGAATGTAAAAAATGCACAAAACCAACTAGACGCCACAATCGAACAACTCAAACTGTCGGAAGCGCGTTTAGAGTCAGGCATTATTTCGCGTTCCGATTATCTACAGGTAAAATCGCAACTAGCAAACGAGAAACTAAGCCTGGCAAACGCAAAAAGCAACTTCACCATTTCAAAGGTTAACCTAATGCAATTAATGGAGCTACCTGTTAATGAAAACTTTGATGTACTTCGTCCGAATCTCAAGGAATTAAGCAATAAAAATCTTACTCCGGTAGCATCGGATGTTTACGCTACGGCACTGGCCATTAAACCGCAAATTAAAAGTGCCGGGTACCAAAAAGAAAGTGCTGCTTTGAATGAGAAAATTGCAAGTGCCGGTTTTTATCCAACCATCAGTGCCGATGCGGGGTTAACAACCGGATATTCTAGCTACAATTCATCAAACTATCTTGGACAATTGGGAGATCAGTTTACACCATCGGTCGGTGTTTCAGTTTCTATCCCTATTTTCCAGAAAAGACAAATTAAAACAAGCGTTGCACAGGCGAAAATAGGTTACAGCAATGCAGAATTGAGGGAAATAGATACAAAAAACCAACTACGCAAAGAGGTGGAACAAGCTTGTGTTGATGTAATTTCAGCACAAATTGAATTTGAAGCCAATCAGGAAAGTTATTCATCTTACGAGGAATCGTACCAACTGGCGCAGGAAAAATTCAACAACGGGTTGATCAACTCGGTTGATTTCCTTTTCGAGCGAAACAACCTGATCTCCGCCGAAAGTCAGCTGTTACAATCTAAATTCAACCTGATATTTAGCTATAAAATACTTGATTTTTATCAGGGCAATCCAATCACTTTATAA
- a CDS encoding ABC transporter permease, whose product MNYTNLTKIATTALKRNKFRAILTMLGIIIGVGSVIAMLSIGESSKQSIREEMSDMGTNMLFVMPGQQRRGGVMMGNSNTKTLTLKDVDALRKEAKNITEVSPQVSTSGQAVNGNNNWPTTIYGVDASYLDIRKYELEDGRIFTEKEIKSLAKVCIVGKTVVENIFTSGIDPIGQTIRFGGIPLKVIGVLKEKGQNGMGMDQDDMILAPYTSVQRRMLAITHIQSIYASAVSEEQSNAAIYEMETILRRQHKLKEGEQDDFQVRSQAEMVEMVSSVTDMLTLLLGAVAGISLLVGGIGIMNIMFVSVTERTKEIGLRMSVGGRGFDILMQFLIEAVMLSILGGIIGIIFGTALSYLASFALNMPFVVDTQAVGLSFLVCSVIGIFFGWYPARKAANLDPIDAIRHE is encoded by the coding sequence ATGAACTATACAAATCTCACAAAAATAGCAACCACTGCTCTGAAACGGAACAAGTTCAGAGCAATATTGACCATGCTTGGTATTATTATCGGTGTTGGTTCGGTAATCGCGATGCTTTCCATTGGTGAATCTTCCAAACAAAGCATCCGCGAAGAAATGTCGGACATGGGAACCAACATGCTTTTTGTAATGCCTGGCCAGCAACGCCGTGGCGGAGTAATGATGGGCAATTCAAATACAAAAACACTTACCCTTAAAGACGTTGATGCCCTGCGAAAGGAAGCGAAGAATATTACAGAAGTGTCGCCACAGGTAAGCACCAGCGGACAGGCAGTTAACGGCAACAACAACTGGCCAACAACCATTTATGGCGTTGATGCATCGTATCTCGATATTCGAAAATATGAATTGGAAGACGGCCGCATTTTTACCGAAAAAGAAATAAAGTCGCTGGCAAAAGTCTGCATTGTTGGAAAAACTGTTGTTGAAAATATTTTCACCAGCGGAATTGATCCAATCGGACAAACCATTCGTTTTGGCGGTATTCCGTTAAAAGTAATTGGCGTATTAAAAGAAAAAGGCCAAAACGGCATGGGAATGGATCAGGATGATATGATTTTGGCTCCCTACACATCGGTGCAGCGCCGAATGCTGGCAATAACACACATACAATCGATTTATGCATCAGCAGTTAGCGAAGAACAGTCGAATGCCGCAATTTATGAAATGGAAACGATTTTACGCCGTCAGCATAAATTAAAAGAAGGGGAACAAGATGATTTTCAGGTACGTTCGCAAGCCGAAATGGTAGAAATGGTATCATCGGTTACTGATATGCTCACCCTGCTTTTGGGAGCCGTTGCTGGAATATCATTGCTGGTTGGCGGTATCGGAATTATGAATATCATGTTTGTATCGGTTACCGAACGAACCAAAGAAATAGGGCTGCGCATGTCGGTTGGCGGACGTGGGTTTGATATTCTGATGCAATTCCTGATAGAAGCAGTTATGTTGAGTATACTGGGAGGTATTATCGGAATAATTTTCGGGACAGCACTCTCCTACCTGGCATCATTTGCATTAAACATGCCTTTTGTTGTCGACACGCAGGCCGTGGGCTTATCGTTCCTTGTTTGTAGCGTAATTGGTATATTTTTTGGCTGGTACCCTGCACGCAAAGCAGCTAACCTCGACCCGATTGACGCAATACGACACGAATAA
- a CDS encoding MotA/TolQ/ExbB proton channel family protein, whose amino-acid sequence MEEITKLLYWISTGLLVPVIVLLLILFVRALLLIGTFYGTYINKLKFNRLLMPKFDKMDSGNVKEELINMSLSAKLLMSVYLKKAIAVAPTATHYDKLLNDFEIVCQKDLAGSQTLAKLGPILGLMGTLIPMGPALVGLASGDIASMASNMQVAFATTVIGLLIGAVGFIILQIKRRWYATDLNNLEFVIELLKQNQK is encoded by the coding sequence ATGGAAGAGATTACAAAATTGCTGTATTGGATTTCAACCGGATTATTAGTGCCGGTAATCGTGTTATTATTAATCCTGTTTGTTCGGGCTTTACTATTAATTGGTACCTTTTACGGAACCTACATTAATAAATTAAAATTCAATAGATTGTTGATGCCAAAGTTTGATAAAATGGATAGCGGGAATGTAAAAGAAGAGCTTATAAACATGTCTTTATCAGCAAAATTATTGATGTCTGTTTATTTAAAAAAAGCCATAGCGGTTGCGCCAACAGCAACTCATTACGATAAGCTTTTAAACGATTTTGAGATTGTTTGTCAAAAAGACCTGGCAGGAAGCCAGACACTGGCAAAGCTTGGTCCTATTTTGGGATTAATGGGAACACTTATTCCAATGGGGCCGGCTTTGGTGGGGCTGGCATCAGGCGATATTGCCTCTATGGCCAGCAACATGCAGGTGGCTTTTGCAACTACGGTAATTGGCTTGTTAATTGGTGCTGTTGGTTTTATTATTCTACAAATTAAGAGGCGTTGGTATGCCACTGATTTGAATAACCTTGAGTTTGTAATTGAGTTATTAAAACAGAACCAGAAATGA